The Verrucomicrobiota bacterium genomic interval CCCGGAAAATTCCTGAGCTGAGACGGTGAGTTCGTGATGGTCGGCGCCGTATCGGGCTGCTGCCAAGCGGGCAAACGGCCGCTCATCATCAAATTCCTCGCCCTCAAAACCAATCGTAAAGGTGCTGACCGGTTTGCTGGTTGCCTCTGCCGCGCAAGCCAGGACAACGGTCGAATCGACCCCGCCACTAAGTAATACACCCAGAGGCACATCGCTGATCAAATGCTGCCGGACCGTTGATTTCATCAGCTCGCGCAAGTCATCGCACGTCTGACGCAAACTCCGGTTGCCCGTAGCCGGCCTGAATTGCAGGTCCCAGTACCGGCAACAGTTGACGCGTCCGTCCTTGGCGATCAGGTAATGGCCCGGCTCCAGTTTCCGAACGCCTTTAAGAAGCGTCTGGTCACCTGGATTGTGGAGGAAGGTCAAGAACCGATGGATACTTTGTAAGTCGACCTCTCGTGGCACGTCCGGGTCGCGGAGCAGCGCCTTGATCTCGGACGCGAAAAGCAGCGCGTTGCCGGTGTTGATGTAATACAAAGGCTTAATGCCCACTCGGTCCCTCGCCAGGAACAGGGTCTTGGCGGCATTGTCCCACAACGCGAAGGCGAACATTCCCCGAAGACGGCTCGCGCACTCAGGCCCATATTCTTCATAAAGGTGCACGATGACTTCGGTGTCCGAATTCGATCGGAAAGTATGGCCTTTGCCGATCAATTCTTCCCTTAGTTCGTGAAAGTTGTAAACTTCGCCGTTATAGACCAGCCAGACGGTCTTGTCTTCGTTGGTCATGGGCTGATCGCCCGTACCCAGGTCGATGATCGCAAGCCGTGTATGCCCAAGCCCAACGGGACCAGCCACGTACTTGCCGCGTCCGTCGGGGCCGCGATGCGCGATCGCATCCATCATGCGATCTACCTTCCACGGATTCACTTGGCGACTCGGATCGAAATAAAGTTTCCCGCAGATCCCACACATAAGCTTTGATGTCGAACTTGAAGCTGACCTCTCGGCGAGCTAAATAAAGATTTCAGGCGTTACCTGCCAATTTTAAGACGAGGTTCAACAGTCGCGACTCCTCCCGATGCCAGAGGTGACGACCATAGATTTCTTGACCTTTTCGAGTGATAGTTTGGACTTCCTCGGGGTGCTCGAAAGCCCATTGGATACGAGCCGCAAGGCTCTCCACCTTGCCCGCCTCGAAGAAGAGCACGTTGTCGGCGTTGAAGTAATCCCGGATGCCCTGAGTTTCCGGAACGATCACGGGTTTTCCCAACGCCAAGTACTCAAAGATGCGCGTCGGCAGATTAATCTCAGTGAAAACGGTACGCAGGTTAGGCACGACGCCCAAATCGCAACCAGCTACTGCTTGTGCAACCGTTTTCTGGTCCTGCTGGCCAAAGTAGTGAACGCGGTCCTGCAGCCCCCTCCTGGCCACGAGGGGAAGGACCTGCTCGCGCAGGTAAGCCGTCTCTTCTCCATAAATATGAAACCGCAGGCCCGGAATATGCCCTTTAAGCTGGGCGATCGCATCAACGGCGGTGTGGAGCCCGTGTCGTTCGACGATGGTTCCATGATACATGACCACGAATTCGGCCCGCGTGTTTCGCACCGATGGGACTTTATCCGCGGGTTCCCTGAGCGGAAATACCTCCTCGAGGGGGGAATTCATCACGATCTCGATCTTGTCGGGAGGGCAGCTCCGAGCGACGAAGAGGTTACGGAAAGTTATGTTCGGCGTCAGCACGGCGTCCGCGAACCGGATGCTGAGTTTTTCGACGAAGCGCAGCAACCGTACCAACCAGTGATCACGGGCCAGGCCGTACACGCTCATGAACACCTCCGGTGTGGGGTCGTGCAGATCGAGCATCACCCGGGTGCCGAGTGCTTTCGCGACGCCGGCGCAGAACACGAGGAAGTCGGGCATATTGTGCACGTGAACCACGTCGTAACGGCGGGTCAACTGGCGCCGCGATAACCACAGGAAGCTCCGAGCAAGGAAGGCCAGGTACTGGAAGGCGTAGGCCAACTTGCCCGCCCGGCGCTTCTTCAACGCAACCCGAAACACCTCGACGCCATCGATCCGCTCCCGGCGCGGTTCGCCGGAGACGTGCTGAAGGCACAGCAGGTCCACGTCCATCCCGGCCCGGCACATGGCCCGGGCACTTCGCATGACGCGAGGGTCCGAGGGATAATAGGAGAATACGATAACCGCCGCGCGCTTGCCGCGCAGGCGGGTGGCTGCAGACGCCATGGGCCGGTCGGAGTCAATGGTGATCACGCAAAGGGAGTCTTGCCAGGCTTGAATCGCTCGGTCTCACGAAACGCCGCGAGCGCGGCTGGTCAGGCATGTCCGGAGTGGACACCGTACCTTGAAGCGACACAGCCAGGAAGGTTTTAGAAACTGACATGAAGTGTTCATTAATTTCCGAGCTGCCGAACTCCGGAGCGTAGAATCGTCAGAATTCATACGTTCCCGGCACCTCTCAATCAGACTTCACTCTCTAACCACTTCGGGCCGTATGAGCGGCTCTTGTTGAGCACCGTCAGAACCTTCGCTTCGGCGGCGGCGAGTTTCGCGTAGGCACGCTTTACGGTATCGCGGTTACTTTTCTCCGCCTCGACGACGAGCAAGACTTTATCCATCAAACCGGCCATGGCGAACGTGGCGGCTCCATTGCTGAGGGATGGCATGTCAAAAATGATGTACTCGAAGTCGCTGGCTTTGAATTCCGCGATCAGGTCGTAAAACCTTCGCGGGTCAAACTGCTTGTCCACGAGCAACACCTTACCGTCGCATGTTTCGGACAGAACCGTGGCAAGACCTACCGCGATTGTGGACGCACCCGCGCCGTCCGTGCAACTCGTCACCGCGACGAGCTTCGGCTTGTGGAGCATCCTGCTCAGTTCAAAATCGAAGACCAGCCGGTCCCGGAGGGCATTGCAAAACGGCTGGATGAAATGGCTGCCTTCCCAAGGGTCCAGGTGAAGGTCTTCATCACCTTCGGTGCCCAGAATTGGATCGTCATCCGAATTATTCGCGCGCAGACGGAGTCGATCATTACGGCCGAAATACGGGATCGAGAGCAACACCGGAATACGCAACCGCGTTTCGAGTTCAAGCGGTCGCTTGACCGTCTGGTCCAACACCATTTCGAGCAGCACGGCAAGCGCGACCCCGAAGCCGATGCCTCCGCCGGCCAGGCCGAGCACGACTTTTTTCACGTTCCGGGTGGCTTTGAGTGCCGCGGACGGTTTCTGGACGACGCTGATGTTGGGCATTCGGGAAGGGTCCAACGTCTCGTCGATGCGGGCTTTTTCGAGGCTGGCCTCAAAGTATTTGTAATTGGTTTCTTCGACATCCCTGCGCCGCTGGAGGTCTGCGATCTGCGGTCCCAGTTCCGACAGCACCCTGGCCTGGTTCTGGAGGGCGCCTATGCGCGACCTGAGCGACTCCGCCCTCGCCTCGATCGCCGCGAGGCGAGCTTTCTCCGAGATCAGGTCGGGACGAGAACTCTGAGCAGTCCCTGCAGTGACGACCACGGCCGCGAGGCCCGGGTACTTCTGTTCCAGGGTCCGGCGTTGAGCTTCGAGGTCAGCAATCTGCGCCTGGGTGACTTTCACGATCCGGTTTTCCGGAGTGAATTTCGAAAGCAGTTGCATCTCCATCTCCTGCAGACGCGTCACGCGGCCGATCAAGGATTGGTAATCTTGAACCGCGTCGTTGCTCGGCTGGCGCGCCGCGTTTTGCGACTCGTTTGCGTCAGTCCCGGCGGCCCATTTTTCGATCTCCTTGACGCGCGCCTGTTGTCCCGCGAGTTCTGCCTCGGCAGCGTTTAGTTCGTCCTGGTTCTTCGCCAGTTCAGCGGTGAGAGTCGTCGTGCTTTCCGGAAGCGAGACAACGCCGGCTTTGGCCTTTAACCGTTTCAACTCGTCCTCGGTTTGGGTCAACCGCGTGCGCAGCTGATCGGTTTCTCGCGTCACAAAATCGAATGCGCCCGCTGAGCGGTGGACTTCCAGGTGCTTGTCGAAATAGCGGCTTACCAATTCCTGCAGGACCCGTTGGGCCAGTTCCGGATCGCGGTTTGCGTAAGTGACGAGAATGATGTTGGTGTCTTTGACCGCGCTCACCGTCAGCCCTAATTGGAG includes:
- a CDS encoding glycosyltransferase family 4 protein, which translates into the protein MITIDSDRPMASAATRLRGKRAAVIVFSYYPSDPRVMRSARAMCRAGMDVDLLCLQHVSGEPRRERIDGVEVFRVALKKRRAGKLAYAFQYLAFLARSFLWLSRRQLTRRYDVVHVHNMPDFLVFCAGVAKALGTRVMLDLHDPTPEVFMSVYGLARDHWLVRLLRFVEKLSIRFADAVLTPNITFRNLFVARSCPPDKIEIVMNSPLEEVFPLREPADKVPSVRNTRAEFVVMYHGTIVERHGLHTAVDAIAQLKGHIPGLRFHIYGEETAYLREQVLPLVARRGLQDRVHYFGQQDQKTVAQAVAGCDLGVVPNLRTVFTEINLPTRIFEYLALGKPVIVPETQGIRDYFNADNVLFFEAGKVESLAARIQWAFEHPEEVQTITRKGQEIYGRHLWHREESRLLNLVLKLAGNA